The following are encoded together in the uncultured Sphaerochaeta sp. genome:
- a CDS encoding ABC transporter substrate-binding protein, with the protein MKKCLSVLLVLVVGASLLMAGGAKEESITPKKGETVTIKMWTHDDLYRQFFQKRIDMMNENNPDYQIALDAQIMPNTITSLITASVAGEEMPDLIGVEQGWFPTLMEDSNVESFLVDLTDKIGDRYDDYVQGRWALYTYEGKIYGLESALTASVYYYQPAIFEKYGVAIPTTWEEYIAAGKALAKHGVKIGVMDNDASGIFSLMFLQRGGQFFDQEGNLVLGEGKNREAAIKVLDMLREALDANSLEVVLGNEFWGSTIPTAFSTGKVAGMVAPDWYNTSVLQPGVESMAGDWRVAPMPVWEDGSGYRTSVWGGTGFAITKSSKIKDIVWDVLDDAYMSLDGQLDRYKTIGFYPTMYEALDSPAVTEEEHPFFGGQKIGAVFADVALETPPLWQSPARPFLLQAMVDNLPLFIDGKLSSSELVDTLVEITERDAQL; encoded by the coding sequence ATGAAGAAATGCTTATCAGTATTACTTGTTTTGGTTGTAGGAGCTTCACTGCTTATGGCAGGTGGGGCGAAAGAAGAATCCATAACCCCTAAGAAGGGGGAGACCGTAACGATCAAGATGTGGACACATGATGATCTCTATCGTCAATTCTTCCAGAAGCGTATCGACATGATGAATGAGAACAATCCTGACTACCAGATTGCACTCGATGCACAGATCATGCCGAACACGATTACCAGCTTGATCACCGCATCTGTTGCTGGGGAGGAGATGCCCGACTTGATTGGTGTTGAGCAAGGCTGGTTCCCCACCCTGATGGAGGATAGCAACGTAGAGTCCTTCCTGGTTGACCTGACCGATAAGATTGGGGACCGCTATGATGATTACGTTCAGGGCCGTTGGGCACTGTACACCTATGAAGGGAAGATCTATGGACTTGAGAGTGCGCTGACCGCTTCTGTGTATTACTACCAGCCGGCAATCTTTGAGAAATATGGTGTTGCCATTCCTACCACTTGGGAGGAATACATTGCAGCCGGTAAAGCGTTGGCTAAGCATGGAGTCAAGATTGGCGTCATGGATAATGATGCCTCCGGTATTTTCTCCCTGATGTTCCTCCAGCGTGGTGGACAGTTCTTTGACCAGGAAGGAAACCTTGTCCTTGGTGAAGGAAAGAACAGGGAAGCGGCAATCAAGGTATTGGACATGCTGCGAGAAGCACTCGATGCCAATTCACTCGAGGTTGTCTTGGGTAATGAGTTCTGGGGTTCCACCATCCCAACAGCGTTCTCAACGGGTAAGGTAGCCGGTATGGTTGCTCCTGACTGGTATAATACCTCGGTATTGCAGCCTGGTGTTGAGAGCATGGCAGGTGATTGGCGTGTTGCCCCGATGCCGGTCTGGGAAGATGGTAGTGGTTACCGCACCAGTGTCTGGGGTGGAACCGGATTTGCCATTACCAAGAGTTCAAAGATCAAGGATATCGTGTGGGATGTGCTGGATGATGCATATATGTCCCTTGATGGTCAGTTGGACCGCTATAAGACCATTGGCTTCTATCCCACCATGTATGAAGCACTCGATTCCCCAGCGGTAACCGAGGAAGAACATCCATTCTTTGGTGGACAGAAGATCGGTGCAGTATTTGCTGATGTGGCGTTGGAGACTCCACCACTATGGCAGAGCCCAGCCCGTCCGTTCCTCTTGCAGGCAATGGTGGACAACCTTCCACTGTTCATCGATGGCAAGCTCTCATCCAGTGAATTGGTTGATACATTAGTTGAAATCACTGAACGTGATGCACAGCTGTAA
- a CDS encoding carbohydrate ABC transporter permease: MRKHSRLSAGAWVMNIVVWVGGAFMLLPFIWMVSSSFKTTEEIFQPATFLPKSLDGGNYARLFSSWPFSRWILNSLIVALFTTVLALVITSLAGYAFAKFRFKGRGKLFAVLLSSTMIPFPILVVPLFVVTSRLGMTNSLISLMLPFIAPPIGIFLMNQYASYVPNALLDSAKIDGAGDLRIFFQIALPIMVPALASLGIITFINSWNNFLWPLIAIRQELSMTLPIGMANMLTGVSAGSAPPYGPAMAASTLVCIPTVAIFLAVQKYYIRGLTAGAVKQ; this comes from the coding sequence ATGAGAAAACACAGTCGTCTTTCAGCCGGTGCCTGGGTGATGAATATTGTGGTATGGGTTGGTGGTGCTTTCATGTTGCTTCCCTTTATCTGGATGGTCAGCTCGTCATTCAAGACAACCGAGGAGATTTTCCAGCCGGCAACGTTCTTGCCTAAGAGCCTTGATGGCGGTAACTATGCAAGGTTGTTTTCTTCTTGGCCATTTTCTCGCTGGATTCTCAACAGCTTGATTGTTGCCTTGTTTACCACCGTACTGGCATTGGTGATCACAAGTCTGGCAGGCTACGCATTCGCAAAGTTTCGCTTCAAGGGGCGGGGAAAACTGTTTGCGGTACTGCTTTCCTCAACCATGATCCCCTTCCCCATACTGGTGGTTCCCTTGTTTGTGGTTACCAGTAGGCTTGGAATGACCAATTCACTGATTTCCCTGATGCTTCCCTTCATCGCTCCCCCTATTGGGATTTTCCTGATGAATCAGTATGCATCTTATGTTCCCAATGCACTGTTGGATTCAGCAAAGATTGATGGGGCCGGGGATCTGAGGATATTCTTCCAGATTGCCTTGCCGATCATGGTGCCTGCCTTGGCAAGTTTGGGCATTATCACATTTATTAACAGTTGGAACAACTTCCTCTGGCCATTGATCGCCATTCGCCAGGAGTTGTCCATGACCCTCCCCATTGGTATGGCAAACATGCTTACCGGGGTGTCGGCGGGGTCCGCGCCGCCCTACGGGCCGGCAATGGCTGCCTCGACGTTGGTTTGCATCCCGACCGTTGCAATCTTCCTCGCAGTGCAGAAATATTATATTCGAGGCCTGACAGCAGGTGCGGTAAAGCAATAA
- a CDS encoding glycoside hydrolase family 2 TIM barrel-domain containing protein, giving the protein MREKIDLRGQWQVFLDEVDRGLSEKWYEPTSLEGKHAHSILLPGSLELAGIGSPITSKTEWVGSRFGSEFLEDPLYEPYRGDDAFRFPYWLQPETRYIGPAWYVKHISIPKHTNNSWQLVLERPHWETRVWVNGVFIGSCDSLCVPHRYDLPALEDEEALLVIRVDNRMIHEVGPNAHSISDQTQGPWNGIVGNLELVPVAPLSLGEVSVFPNTRGNAALCTVNVENHGEQETEVALQFKREGKEAATLEKTVKPGKTAFHLELTEVPLWDEYAPSLEDVQILLSAEDAVLDEKSLQIGLRSVEAKGKQIFVNGRHIFLRGTVECCVFPKTGHPPMEEEYWEYLFSQSKAYGLNHVRFHSWCPPEAAFRVADRMGFYLQVECPIWKNQGVAYDENKTFDDWLFTESERIVAEYGNHPSFLFFASGNEPDGRDKEVLGLWAATWNVKDARRLHTSASGWPALEENAYQVVPEPRIQAWGEGLDSRINARAPETCLDYTAICEKYPGPVVTHEMGQWCVFPDFSEMKEYTGYLKPRNFEVFADILERRGLSGQADQFLQASGFHQVLCYKEEMEAALRTGNLAGVQLLALTDFPGQGTALEGVLNAFWQEKGYCSGEQFRRFCDDIVLLARLPRRYYIAGETLEAEIELANFGPSSLEQPKVTWSLDDEKGNQVQKGVLPTDKPAGRGLCSLATLSLSIPELADAQKLMLSVTLDHPRKENSWDIWVFPKEVELERGDVLVTDQWDEKSQQTLLSGGKVLYLASGSPDVALGFSSAFWNTSWTGGQAPHTLGMVVNAEHPVFSDFPTEDHSDWQWWELVHGSSAMVLDDLPHELSPMVQPIDTWFRSHKLGMLFECMVGPGKLMVSSMDLISDLEHRKVARQLYHSILSYMQSDQFDPKYKLTFEEIASLARNEG; this is encoded by the coding sequence ATGAGAGAGAAAATTGATCTACGTGGCCAGTGGCAGGTGTTCCTTGATGAAGTGGACAGGGGACTTTCTGAGAAGTGGTATGAACCGACCTCTTTGGAAGGGAAGCATGCCCATTCGATATTGCTTCCTGGTAGTCTTGAACTTGCTGGTATCGGGAGCCCAATAACCAGCAAGACTGAGTGGGTAGGCTCCCGGTTTGGTAGTGAGTTCCTGGAAGACCCGCTCTATGAGCCATACAGAGGGGATGATGCCTTTCGCTTCCCCTACTGGCTACAACCCGAAACACGGTATATCGGTCCAGCGTGGTATGTAAAGCATATTTCCATTCCAAAGCATACCAATAATTCCTGGCAGTTGGTCCTCGAACGTCCACACTGGGAGACTCGTGTATGGGTGAACGGGGTATTTATTGGTTCCTGTGACAGCCTGTGTGTTCCACACCGCTATGACCTTCCTGCATTGGAAGATGAGGAAGCACTATTGGTCATTCGCGTTGATAATCGGATGATACATGAGGTAGGGCCCAATGCTCACAGTATTTCCGACCAGACCCAAGGGCCGTGGAATGGGATTGTAGGAAATCTGGAGCTGGTTCCAGTAGCCCCTCTCTCTTTGGGTGAGGTCAGTGTATTCCCGAATACTAGGGGTAATGCAGCGCTTTGCACGGTTAATGTCGAGAACCATGGAGAACAGGAAACTGAGGTTGCATTACAGTTTAAGAGAGAAGGGAAAGAAGCTGCCACTCTCGAAAAAACCGTGAAGCCAGGGAAAACTGCTTTTCATTTGGAGCTTACCGAGGTGCCGCTTTGGGATGAGTACGCACCAAGCCTTGAGGATGTGCAGATACTGCTTTCAGCAGAGGATGCTGTTCTTGATGAGAAGTCCCTCCAGATTGGCCTCAGAAGTGTAGAGGCAAAAGGAAAACAGATATTTGTGAATGGGAGACACATATTTCTTCGCGGGACAGTGGAGTGCTGTGTATTCCCAAAGACCGGCCATCCTCCAATGGAGGAGGAGTATTGGGAGTACCTCTTCTCCCAGAGCAAGGCATATGGGTTGAACCATGTCCGTTTCCACTCCTGGTGCCCCCCTGAGGCAGCTTTCAGGGTAGCAGACCGGATGGGATTCTACTTGCAGGTGGAGTGCCCGATTTGGAAGAACCAGGGAGTAGCATATGATGAGAATAAGACCTTTGATGATTGGCTCTTCACTGAATCTGAGAGAATTGTGGCTGAGTACGGAAATCATCCTTCGTTCCTCTTCTTTGCCAGTGGGAATGAGCCTGATGGCCGTGATAAGGAAGTCCTTGGACTCTGGGCAGCTACATGGAATGTGAAGGATGCAAGAAGACTGCATACCTCTGCCTCTGGATGGCCTGCCTTGGAAGAGAATGCGTATCAGGTGGTGCCTGAGCCCCGCATACAAGCCTGGGGTGAGGGATTGGATTCCAGGATCAACGCAAGGGCACCTGAGACGTGCCTCGATTACACAGCCATCTGCGAAAAGTATCCTGGGCCTGTGGTGACCCATGAGATGGGACAGTGGTGTGTCTTTCCTGACTTCTCCGAGATGAAGGAGTACACAGGGTATTTGAAGCCACGCAACTTTGAGGTTTTTGCCGATATCCTTGAACGGCGTGGACTCTCTGGTCAAGCGGATCAGTTTCTGCAGGCCTCCGGGTTCCATCAGGTGCTGTGCTACAAGGAAGAGATGGAAGCAGCGCTGAGAACAGGAAACCTTGCTGGGGTCCAGTTGTTGGCTCTCACTGATTTCCCTGGTCAAGGAACTGCTCTGGAAGGTGTGTTGAATGCTTTCTGGCAGGAGAAGGGTTACTGTAGCGGTGAGCAGTTCAGACGGTTCTGCGATGATATCGTCTTACTTGCCAGACTTCCTAGGCGGTATTATATCGCAGGTGAAACACTGGAGGCAGAGATTGAGCTGGCAAACTTCGGTCCCTCCTCCCTGGAGCAACCGAAGGTAACTTGGAGCTTAGACGATGAAAAAGGAAACCAGGTGCAAAAGGGTGTGCTCCCCACTGATAAGCCAGCAGGTAGAGGACTATGCTCCCTTGCAACCCTTTCACTGTCCATTCCTGAACTCGCTGATGCTCAGAAGCTGATGCTCTCTGTTACGTTGGACCATCCAAGAAAGGAAAACTCTTGGGATATCTGGGTGTTTCCGAAAGAGGTGGAGCTTGAAAGGGGGGATGTACTGGTTACTGACCAGTGGGATGAAAAGAGCCAGCAGACCCTACTCTCAGGTGGTAAGGTCTTGTACCTAGCCTCTGGTTCCCCTGATGTAGCCCTTGGTTTCTCCTCTGCGTTTTGGAATACCTCATGGACTGGGGGCCAGGCACCCCATACCCTTGGCATGGTTGTGAATGCTGAACATCCGGTCTTTTCTGATTTCCCGACTGAGGATCATAGTGATTGGCAGTGGTGGGAGTTGGTGCACGGCAGCAGTGCCATGGTCCTTGATGATCTTCCCCATGAGCTGTCCCCCATGGTACAGCCGATCGACACCTGGTTTAGGAGTCACAAGCTTGGAATGTTGTTTGAGTGCATGGTTGGTCCGGGTAAATTGATGGTCTCCAGCATGGATCTGATTTCTGATTTGGAACATCGGAAAGTTGCCCGTCAGTTATATCACTCGATTCTCTCCTATATGCAGAGTGATCAGTTTGATCCCAAGTACAAACTTACGTTCGAAGAAATCGCTTCATTGGCGCGGAATGAGGGATAA
- a CDS encoding AraC family transcriptional regulator, with product MNYHSPGVLEPSKIFLYSASSRARSLFYYLLCIGHYHCSAEYLVARQRYDSFLLIYTLSGSGYVLQGGEYRSVGTGSIALLDCYQAHTYKASKEGWEILWMHIDGPTLRSWFSALSLGGEPVIQLLPSAYVVERNLYQIFSVFDKKETVNEARVSQLITNVMTELYLARFAGEKTSSVDAIEEVLTYISMHIEQSLSVEDLARRANLSPYYFSRLFKQSTGFSPHEYMLNHRVANAKYLLRTTDFPIKKVASCCGFSTASSFCTNFKKRVGSSPLQYREGEKQHGKNS from the coding sequence ATGAATTACCATAGTCCTGGGGTATTAGAACCTTCAAAAATTTTCCTTTATAGTGCCAGCAGTCGTGCACGGTCCCTTTTCTATTACTTGCTCTGCATTGGTCACTACCATTGCAGTGCTGAATATCTTGTTGCGCGACAGCGCTATGACAGTTTCCTGTTGATCTACACACTCTCCGGTTCTGGGTATGTACTGCAAGGAGGCGAATACAGATCGGTGGGGACAGGCAGCATTGCCTTGCTTGACTGTTATCAGGCGCATACCTACAAAGCATCGAAGGAAGGATGGGAGATTCTCTGGATGCATATAGATGGGCCCACCTTGAGAAGTTGGTTTTCAGCGCTTTCTCTCGGGGGCGAACCGGTCATACAACTGCTTCCATCAGCGTATGTGGTTGAGCGCAACCTCTACCAGATATTCTCCGTATTTGACAAAAAGGAAACGGTCAATGAAGCACGGGTTTCACAGTTGATCACAAATGTAATGACTGAACTCTATCTTGCCCGGTTTGCAGGTGAGAAGACCTCCAGCGTGGATGCCATTGAGGAAGTACTTACGTATATATCGATGCATATCGAGCAATCGTTGAGTGTCGAGGACCTTGCCAGGCGTGCAAATCTCAGTCCTTACTACTTTTCCCGGCTCTTCAAGCAGAGTACCGGGTTTTCCCCACATGAATACATGCTCAACCACCGGGTGGCGAATGCCAAGTACCTTTTACGTACTACTGACTTCCCGATCAAGAAGGTTGCTTCCTGCTGTGGGTTTTCAACAGCAAGTTCCTTTTGTACAAACTTCAAGAAACGGGTAGGATCGAGTCCGCTGCAGTATAGGGAGGGGGAGAAGCAACATGGCAAGAATTCGTGA
- a CDS encoding AraC family transcriptional regulator, whose protein sequence is MARIREKGEGFPKEKLYVIPRSMLDAFNANPALRGFVISDAGYFPHARYHLRQRLHGCEQNIFIYCEEGEGFVSIDGVVTHLSKGQAITIPERTAHLYGASKDHPWSIYWFHFAGDFSPTYVPRALSGRGIKIPHASQSVILGLFTQVFTPLSRGYTHRYLLAASSAAALILSLSYEQEYFTTDTLNVPGVRVIEDLIAYAQSHLTEEITLETFISRSQYSPSRIIQLFKEVTGYSPMAFVQHLRMQRACYYLDATPEPINRIAEYVGFTDQFYFSRVFKKIIGVSPREYRKVAHT, encoded by the coding sequence ATGGCAAGAATTCGTGAGAAGGGAGAGGGTTTTCCCAAGGAGAAGCTCTATGTGATCCCCCGCAGTATGCTGGATGCGTTCAATGCAAATCCTGCATTACGTGGTTTTGTGATCTCTGATGCAGGGTATTTTCCCCATGCACGATACCACCTCCGTCAGCGTCTGCATGGGTGCGAGCAGAACATCTTCATCTATTGTGAGGAAGGTGAGGGGTTTGTCAGCATCGATGGAGTCGTAACCCATCTTTCCAAAGGACAGGCCATTACCATTCCTGAAAGAACTGCCCATCTCTATGGGGCAAGCAAGGATCACCCTTGGTCGATCTACTGGTTTCACTTTGCAGGTGATTTTTCCCCAACCTATGTACCAAGAGCACTGTCAGGGAGAGGTATCAAGATCCCCCATGCTTCCCAGTCAGTCATCCTAGGGTTGTTCACACAGGTGTTCACCCCGCTCTCCAGAGGCTATACCCATCGCTACCTGCTTGCAGCAAGTAGCGCTGCTGCCCTGATCCTCTCTCTCTCCTATGAACAAGAGTATTTTACTACTGATACATTGAATGTTCCCGGGGTGCGGGTTATCGAGGATCTGATTGCCTATGCCCAGAGTCACCTAACCGAGGAGATAACTCTTGAAACATTTATCTCCCGTTCCCAGTACAGTCCAAGTAGGATAATACAGCTATTCAAGGAGGTGACTGGCTATTCTCCCATGGCTTTTGTCCAGCACCTGAGGATGCAGCGGGCTTGTTACTATCTCGATGCCACCCCTGAGCCGATTAACCGCATTGCAGAGTATGTAGGATTTACTGACCAGTTCTATTTTTCTCGCGTTTTCAAGAAGATAATTGGGGTATCTCCTAGGGAATATAGAAAGGTTGCACATACATAA
- a CDS encoding sugar ABC transporter permease, translating to MRTTMYKRTPYFFILPAYLVFLVFMFGPMIFSLVVSFFNWTGIKSPEFNGLDNLKGIATDSVFWLSVRNTLLYSAVSLFVVVPLSLLLALALDSPHLRGRLVVRAIYFAPIVTSTVAISQTFLMLFNTNFGLINRMLGVPIDWLGSRTLALVPVIVVIIWRWLGLTSIYFLAGLQGIDRELYDAAKVDGATTMQRFFSVTLPQLRPITFFVSMIILIGSMQIFDEPQILTGGGPSNATRSVVQYLYLRGFTQFRFGYASAIGLVLFIAIASFSAVQMKLRKESDL from the coding sequence ATGCGCACGACGATGTACAAGAGGACACCCTATTTCTTTATACTTCCAGCTTATTTGGTGTTCCTGGTCTTCATGTTTGGCCCGATGATATTCTCTTTGGTGGTCAGCTTTTTCAATTGGACCGGGATCAAGAGCCCTGAGTTCAATGGGTTGGATAATCTGAAGGGGATTGCTACCGATTCGGTGTTCTGGCTCTCTGTCAGGAACACCTTGCTCTACAGTGCGGTAAGTCTCTTCGTCGTGGTGCCGCTCTCTCTGCTCCTGGCCCTTGCACTCGATTCTCCCCACCTCCGTGGACGTCTGGTGGTCAGGGCAATCTATTTTGCCCCTATCGTCACTTCTACGGTGGCAATCTCACAGACATTCTTGATGTTGTTCAATACAAATTTTGGCTTGATCAACAGGATGCTTGGTGTTCCCATCGACTGGTTGGGCTCTCGAACGCTTGCCTTGGTTCCCGTTATCGTGGTGATCATCTGGCGGTGGTTGGGGTTGACCAGCATCTACTTCTTGGCAGGACTGCAGGGAATTGACCGGGAGCTCTATGATGCAGCGAAGGTTGATGGAGCAACAACCATGCAACGATTTTTCTCGGTAACACTCCCACAGCTCCGCCCAATCACCTTCTTTGTCTCCATGATTATTCTCATCGGTTCCATGCAAATCTTCGATGAACCACAGATCCTTACCGGCGGTGGTCCTTCCAATGCAACCAGGTCGGTGGTGCAGTACCTCTACCTGAGAGGGTTCACACAGTTCCGCTTTGGCTATGCATCGGCAATCGGTCTGGTATTGTTCATTGCCATTGCCTCATTCTCTGCAGTGCAGATGAAGTTGAGAAAGGAGAGTGACCTATGA
- a CDS encoding NAD(P)-dependent alcohol dehydrogenase yields the protein MKAAVLYGKQDLRLEQVPVPERKKDEVLVQILANGLCGSDIHFFSEGKLGPFVVDEPYIPGHEAVGKVVEGPGFSVGDLVVIEPGIPCGNCEFCRSGRYNLCPDVVFLSAPPINGTFAEYIAIDGSMLYRLPEGVSLEEGALVEPLSVGMQACNRAGLRPGSSVAIVGSGPIGLITMLVARSFGASKVYMIDVFDSRLVKAMELGADGVIHAGKESTREQIASFTRGRGVDVVFDTSGSSKGASSTPFLARRGGVIVLVGWPEVSSFPFSMETVIEKELDVRGVNRYCNTFGPVLSLLASKALSVEGVISHRFSFDQVVEAFTFASEHRGEVYKVMIG from the coding sequence ATGAAAGCTGCAGTTCTCTATGGGAAACAAGACTTACGCCTGGAACAGGTTCCTGTTCCAGAGAGGAAGAAAGATGAGGTTCTGGTCCAGATTTTGGCCAATGGCTTGTGTGGGTCAGACATACATTTCTTCTCCGAGGGTAAACTTGGGCCCTTCGTGGTTGATGAACCGTATATACCGGGACATGAAGCTGTAGGTAAGGTAGTGGAAGGCCCTGGTTTCTCTGTAGGTGATCTGGTGGTCATCGAGCCAGGTATCCCTTGTGGGAATTGTGAGTTCTGCCGCAGTGGACGGTACAACCTTTGCCCTGATGTCGTGTTTCTCTCTGCTCCTCCGATCAATGGAACATTCGCTGAGTATATTGCCATCGATGGCTCCATGCTTTACAGACTCCCTGAAGGGGTGTCGTTGGAAGAGGGTGCATTGGTTGAGCCTTTATCGGTCGGTATGCAGGCATGCAACCGGGCAGGATTAAGGCCAGGTTCTTCTGTGGCCATCGTAGGTTCCGGCCCGATTGGCTTGATTACCATGCTTGTTGCCCGCTCTTTTGGAGCAAGCAAGGTATACATGATTGATGTGTTTGACTCCCGCCTAGTAAAAGCAATGGAACTGGGAGCTGATGGTGTAATTCATGCTGGTAAAGAATCTACAAGGGAACAGATTGCTTCTTTCACCAGGGGAAGGGGTGTTGATGTTGTGTTCGATACCTCTGGCTCCAGCAAGGGAGCTTCCTCCACACCATTTCTTGCAAGACGGGGTGGGGTGATTGTTCTGGTCGGTTGGCCAGAGGTTTCCTCATTCCCGTTCTCCATGGAGACGGTCATCGAGAAAGAGCTGGATGTCAGGGGAGTGAACCGATACTGCAATACCTTTGGCCCAGTACTGTCTCTCTTGGCTTCCAAGGCTCTCTCGGTAGAAGGTGTCATCTCCCACCGGTTTTCCTTCGACCAGGTAGTTGAGGCATTTACCTTTGCATCTGAGCATAGGGGAGAGGTGTATAAGGTAATGATTGGATGA
- a CDS encoding extracellular solute-binding protein, with amino-acid sequence MATIKDVSILAGVSIGTVSNYLNKSKPVSPETAKRIASAIDQTAYKPNYLAKNLRTKQYNDIGVLLPNFEDNYYIKVLEGIESVFRDTPYIINLALSYERKDYEISCIETFAKKQICGLIVFTSIPDEWKKYYETFIERNIPLVLIDRKMEGLECSFVMNDNYTTLLELTRALIKDEKKNLFLFTGPEKYYCESESIRGFSTAFEHAAMELPKNHIITPLLSKEDTFRAVVSMSSILKEQKPDAILTTSENKAKGIIESLLFLGYSQDDIPVVTLGEEHWNSLTYSDASLSTLRPAIKIGSTAASILVDEIERPVLESKNIIFSDRITGDTIENHHLFGIQERPKQFSGTDLNVLMLDTTQTHALISILDNFSAHFGFKPKISVISHQKLLEKILEEKQNPQTQEQSDVIMYDIPWLETLVQNEILADITDKTRDSEKYNELFFPNSAEFFGQWKEKVFGLPFMYAPQILYYRKDLFEDETNQVAYRKKFRTALRPPKTWKEFNAIAQFFTVHSDSIAYGTSFPAAYPECLAPEIFLRLLSFNKDNPLTKASTNLLLNNQNVLKSYVATLRLLKYVKPNYLESNEESVVKDFLCGETAMVITYPSFFNKIALQTDQVIKEENIGYSEIPGGIPILGGWGLGISTSSKKKAQAFEFIKWACMDTISSYFAVLGGFSAVRKTYLNDELAKLYPWFPLYCSSYKYGKPIIPPTNTEGKVIPQNKIDTIICSWFYQLMEKEIDVQTAIRKTQEELAIL; translated from the coding sequence ATGGCAACGATCAAGGATGTTTCAATATTAGCAGGTGTTTCGATTGGAACTGTTTCCAATTACCTTAACAAATCGAAACCGGTGAGTCCCGAAACGGCCAAGCGGATCGCCTCTGCAATTGACCAGACTGCATATAAGCCAAACTATCTTGCAAAGAACCTGAGAACCAAGCAATACAATGATATTGGTGTGTTGCTCCCAAATTTTGAAGATAACTACTACATCAAGGTATTGGAAGGAATCGAGAGTGTGTTCCGTGACACACCCTACATCATCAATCTTGCACTTTCCTATGAACGAAAAGATTATGAGATTTCCTGTATCGAAACGTTTGCAAAGAAACAGATTTGCGGCCTTATTGTCTTTACCTCAATCCCTGATGAATGGAAAAAGTACTATGAGACATTTATTGAGCGAAACATCCCCTTAGTCCTCATAGACCGAAAGATGGAGGGACTGGAGTGTAGTTTTGTCATGAATGATAACTATACAACACTCTTGGAGCTCACCAGAGCACTCATCAAGGATGAGAAGAAGAACTTATTCTTATTCACTGGTCCTGAGAAGTACTATTGCGAGTCAGAGAGTATCAGGGGCTTTTCGACTGCATTTGAGCATGCTGCAATGGAACTTCCCAAGAACCATATTATTACGCCACTACTGAGTAAGGAAGATACGTTCAGAGCTGTTGTCAGTATGTCCAGTATTCTCAAAGAGCAAAAACCGGATGCAATCCTTACCACCTCGGAGAACAAGGCAAAAGGTATTATTGAGAGCCTACTGTTCCTAGGGTATTCCCAAGATGATATTCCTGTTGTCACGCTGGGAGAGGAACACTGGAACTCCCTCACCTACAGTGATGCCTCGCTCTCCACACTGAGACCAGCAATCAAGATCGGATCAACAGCTGCATCAATACTTGTGGATGAGATTGAGCGCCCAGTTCTTGAAAGCAAAAACATTATTTTCTCAGACCGGATAACCGGAGACACTATAGAGAACCATCACCTGTTTGGAATACAGGAGAGGCCAAAGCAGTTCAGTGGCACAGATTTGAATGTGCTGATGCTCGACACCACCCAGACCCATGCACTTATCAGCATTCTAGACAATTTCTCTGCACATTTTGGTTTTAAACCCAAGATATCTGTCATTTCTCACCAAAAATTACTTGAGAAGATATTGGAAGAAAAACAAAATCCTCAAACACAGGAACAAAGTGATGTCATCATGTATGATATCCCTTGGCTGGAAACACTGGTACAAAACGAGATTCTTGCCGATATCACCGATAAGACCAGGGACTCAGAAAAGTACAACGAACTATTTTTCCCGAATTCTGCAGAGTTCTTCGGGCAGTGGAAAGAAAAAGTATTCGGTCTTCCGTTTATGTATGCCCCACAGATTTTATACTACAGAAAAGACCTTTTTGAGGATGAGACCAACCAGGTAGCCTATAGGAAGAAGTTCCGTACAGCGTTGAGACCTCCAAAAACATGGAAAGAGTTCAATGCCATTGCACAATTCTTTACTGTACATTCAGATTCTATTGCCTATGGGACTTCCTTCCCTGCTGCCTATCCTGAATGTCTTGCTCCTGAGATCTTTTTAAGGTTGCTTTCTTTTAATAAGGACAATCCTCTTACGAAAGCCTCAACCAACCTTCTCCTGAACAACCAGAATGTACTTAAGAGCTATGTTGCAACACTTCGTTTGTTGAAATATGTCAAACCCAATTATCTGGAATCCAATGAAGAGAGTGTGGTCAAGGATTTTCTCTGCGGAGAGACAGCAATGGTCATCACATATCCTTCATTCTTCAATAAAATTGCTCTTCAAACTGACCAAGTCATCAAAGAGGAGAATATTGGATACAGTGAAATTCCTGGTGGAATTCCTATTCTTGGTGGATGGGGTCTTGGAATCAGTACAAGCAGCAAAAAGAAAGCACAAGCATTTGAATTCATCAAATGGGCTTGCATGGACACCATCAGCTCCTATTTTGCAGTCCTTGGTGGGTTCTCTGCTGTTCGTAAGACCTATCTCAATGACGAATTGGCAAAGCTCTATCCTTGGTTTCCTCTTTACTGTTCATCGTACAAGTATGGGAAGCCCATTATTCCACCTACGAATACAGAGGGAAAGGTTATTCCACAGAACAAAATTGATACCATCATCTGCAGCTGGTTTTACCAACTAATGGAAAAAGAGATTGATGTACAAACGGCTATTCGCAAAACACAGGAAGAACTAGCTATATTATAG